Proteins encoded together in one Pseudomonas sp. ADAK13 window:
- a CDS encoding alginate O-acetyltransferase, translating into MHPHMIKLLSLSGLTLGLLAASQGVRADEVQAPKFSAEPCCSLCPAAHDAKNYTTRYQQNFTTLVQAQGDWLFRTQEDLRTEFDTSPAGYKRMQQLHDAFKSKGVELVVVYQPTRGLVNRNKLNPEEKAKFDFDKALGNYKTMLGRFAKMGYVVPDLSPLTNEQLPDELPAHDFYFRGDQHWTPYGAQRTAKIVGAKVRAMPEFAGIPQREFETKRSGRMGKTGTLHNMAGQLCGTSYAIQYMDQFTTEPKGEAGDGDLFGDSGNPQITLVGTSHSGKNYNFAGFLEQEIGADILNVAFPGGGLEGSMIQYLGSEEFQKTPPKILIWEFSPLYRLDQETIYRQMMSLLDNGCEGKTAQMTASTTLKPGKNELLVNSSNKDLRNASHQVDIRFADPSVKTLQATLWYMNGRHEDIKIEKPETSDTDGRFAFELRTDEDWATQNLLAVEVQGPEAGQAAQKVEAKICTRNVFPSGGQQTAQLGQ; encoded by the coding sequence ATGCACCCACACATGATCAAACTGCTCAGCCTTTCGGGTTTGACCCTCGGCCTGCTCGCGGCCAGCCAGGGCGTGCGCGCCGACGAAGTACAGGCCCCGAAGTTCAGCGCCGAGCCGTGCTGCAGCCTGTGCCCGGCCGCCCACGACGCGAAGAATTACACCACGCGCTACCAGCAGAACTTCACCACCCTGGTACAAGCCCAGGGTGACTGGCTGTTCCGTACCCAGGAAGACCTGCGCACCGAATTCGACACCAGCCCCGCCGGCTACAAACGCATGCAACAGCTGCACGATGCGTTCAAGAGCAAGGGCGTGGAACTGGTGGTGGTGTACCAGCCGACCCGTGGCCTGGTGAACCGCAACAAGCTCAACCCGGAAGAGAAAGCCAAGTTCGATTTCGACAAGGCCCTGGGCAATTACAAGACCATGCTCGGCCGCTTCGCCAAGATGGGCTACGTGGTGCCGGACCTGTCGCCGTTGACCAACGAGCAGCTGCCGGATGAGTTGCCGGCCCACGACTTCTACTTCCGCGGTGACCAACACTGGACGCCGTACGGCGCCCAGCGCACCGCCAAAATCGTCGGTGCCAAAGTGCGCGCGATGCCTGAATTTGCCGGCATCCCGCAGCGTGAATTCGAGACCAAACGCTCCGGGCGCATGGGCAAGACCGGCACCCTGCACAACATGGCCGGGCAACTGTGCGGCACCAGCTACGCGATCCAGTACATGGACCAGTTCACCACCGAGCCCAAGGGCGAAGCGGGCGACGGCGACCTGTTCGGCGATTCCGGCAACCCGCAGATCACCCTCGTGGGCACCAGCCACAGCGGCAAGAACTACAACTTCGCCGGCTTCCTGGAACAGGAAATCGGTGCCGACATCCTCAACGTCGCCTTCCCCGGCGGTGGCCTCGAAGGCTCGATGATCCAGTACCTGGGCAGCGAAGAATTCCAGAAGACCCCGCCGAAGATTCTGATCTGGGAATTCTCGCCGCTGTATCGCCTGGACCAGGAGACCATCTACCGCCAGATGATGTCGCTGCTGGACAACGGCTGCGAAGGCAAGACCGCCCAGATGACCGCCAGTACCACGCTGAAACCCGGCAAGAACGAATTGCTGGTGAACAGTTCGAACAAAGACCTGCGCAATGCCAGCCATCAGGTCGACATCCGCTTCGCCGACCCTTCGGTGAAAACTCTGCAAGCCACCCTCTGGTACATGAACGGGCGCCACGAGGACATCAAGATCGAGAAACCCGAAACATCCGATACAGACGGGCGTTTCGCCTTTGAACTGCGCACCGATGAAGACTGGGCCACGCAAAACCTGCTGGCCGTGGAAGTGCAGGGCCCCGAAGCGGGTCAGGCCGCGCAGAAGGTTGAAGCGAAAATTTGCACACGCAACGTATTCCCAAGCGGTGGTCAACAGACCGCCCAACTCGGGCAATGA
- a CDS encoding alginate export family protein, which produces MKLNPFVKAGIGLTFALLWSCPTLAALTEAKNFGLEVKVTGQSEDDRDLGTQKGGDVNGIGLDLRPWIYGESGNWSAYAMGQAVTSSDIIETDTLQQSSDDATQQTSNDDRKSKKNYLAMREFWVAYGGFTPYPGEILKLGRQRLRNDDGQWRDTNIEALNWTFDTTLLKANVGVAERFSEYRTDLKELSPKDKDRQHLYADAAYQWTPGQWIGLRAHHTHDDGKLDYPQPGVATDSLDKRENGDLTWLGIEANSDAYNWRNTNTVNYWASVTGMQGDRDTVNALNADGTRPANAKRSDDVNGWATDLGVRLRLDPQWQVGAAYSRASAEYEQNGLQSNRSNWTGTQSRVHRFGEAFRGEMNNMQSMSLFGSWQLREDYDASLVYHKFWRVDGNKPVGSNGIDAVQNNTDDVTGAILSSTSLPLEDGKKDLGQEMDLVVTKYFKKGLLPAGLSQSIDEPSALVRFRAGVFKPGDAYGSQVDSYMHRAFVDVIWKF; this is translated from the coding sequence ATGAAGCTCAATCCATTCGTCAAGGCCGGCATCGGCCTGACCTTCGCCCTGCTGTGGTCGTGCCCGACCCTGGCCGCGCTGACCGAAGCCAAGAACTTCGGCCTGGAAGTGAAAGTCACCGGCCAGTCCGAAGATGACCGCGACCTGGGCACCCAGAAAGGCGGCGACGTCAACGGCATCGGCCTCGACCTGCGCCCGTGGATCTACGGCGAAAGCGGCAACTGGAGCGCCTACGCCATGGGCCAGGCCGTGACGTCCAGCGACATCATCGAGACCGACACCCTGCAACAGTCCTCGGATGACGCCACCCAACAGACCAGCAATGACGACCGCAAGAGCAAGAAAAACTACCTGGCGATGCGCGAGTTCTGGGTCGCCTACGGCGGCTTCACGCCCTACCCCGGCGAGATCCTCAAGCTCGGTCGCCAACGCCTGCGCAATGACGACGGCCAATGGCGCGACACCAACATCGAAGCGCTGAACTGGACCTTCGACACCACCTTGCTCAAGGCCAATGTCGGCGTCGCCGAGCGTTTCAGCGAATACCGCACCGACCTCAAGGAACTGTCGCCCAAGGACAAGGACCGCCAGCACCTTTACGCCGACGCTGCCTATCAGTGGACGCCAGGCCAGTGGATCGGCCTGCGCGCTCACCACACCCATGACGACGGCAAGCTCGACTACCCGCAACCGGGCGTGGCCACCGACTCGCTGGACAAACGCGAGAACGGCGACCTGACCTGGCTCGGCATCGAAGCCAACAGCGACGCCTACAACTGGCGCAACACCAACACCGTCAACTACTGGGCGAGCGTCACCGGCATGCAGGGTGACCGCGACACGGTCAACGCCTTGAACGCCGACGGCACCCGCCCCGCCAATGCCAAGCGCAGCGATGACGTGAATGGCTGGGCCACCGACCTGGGTGTGCGCCTGCGTCTCGACCCGCAGTGGCAAGTGGGCGCGGCTTACTCCCGCGCGAGCGCCGAATACGAGCAGAACGGCCTGCAAAGCAACCGTTCGAACTGGACCGGTACCCAGTCCCGCGTCCACCGCTTCGGCGAAGCGTTCCGTGGCGAAATGAACAACATGCAGTCCATGAGCCTGTTCGGTTCCTGGCAGTTGCGCGAGGACTATGACGCCAGCCTCGTGTACCACAAGTTCTGGCGCGTCGACGGCAACAAGCCGGTCGGCAGCAACGGCATCGATGCCGTGCAGAACAACACCGATGACGTGACCGGCGCGATCCTGTCCAGCACTTCCCTGCCGCTTGAAGACGGCAAGAAAGACCTGGGCCAGGAGATGGACCTGGTGGTCACCAAGTACTTCAAGAAAGGCCTGCTGCCGGCCGGGCTCAGCCAGTCGATCGACGAACCGTCGGCCCTGGTACGCTTCCGTGCCGGTGTGTTCAAACCGGGCGACGCCTATGGCAGCCAGGTCGACTCGTACATGCATCGCGCCTTTGTCGACGTGATCTGGAAGTTCTGA
- the algK gene encoding alginate biosynthesis TPR repeat lipoprotein AlgK: MSALRSLPVPLALAIALAGCAGLPDQRLANEALKRGDTVTAQQNYQQLADLGYSEAQVGLADIQVGTRDPEQIKQAEATYRAAADTSPRAQARLGRLLVAKPGATEAEHHEAEGLLKKAFANGEGNTLIPLAMLYLQYPHSFPNINAQQQISKWRASGYPEAGLAQVLLYRTQDTYDQHLDEVESICKAALNTTDICYVELATVYQKKAEPEKQAELLKQMEAGYSRGAVTAQRVDSVARVLGDATLGKTDEKTAQALLEKIAPGYPASWVSLAQLLYDFPELGDVDQMMKYLDNGRAADQPRAELLLGKLYYEGKWVPADAKAAEEHFQKAVGREVAADYYLGQIYRRGYLGKVYSQKALDHLLTAARNGQNSADFAIAQLFSQGKGTKPDPLNAYVFSQLAKAQDTPEANDLATQLEAPLTPEQRAEGQRLVQQELAARGTLAQSTLQLHALQEEDGEESL, translated from the coding sequence ATGAGCGCCCTTCGATCCCTGCCGGTTCCATTGGCGCTGGCCATCGCCCTCGCCGGGTGCGCCGGCCTGCCCGACCAACGCCTGGCCAACGAAGCCCTCAAGCGTGGCGACACGGTCACCGCGCAGCAGAACTACCAGCAGCTGGCAGACCTGGGCTACAGCGAGGCCCAGGTGGGCCTGGCGGACATCCAGGTCGGCACCCGCGACCCCGAGCAAATCAAGCAGGCCGAAGCCACGTATCGCGCGGCCGCCGACACCTCGCCCCGTGCCCAGGCACGCCTGGGCCGCCTGCTGGTGGCCAAGCCTGGCGCGACCGAAGCCGAGCACCATGAAGCCGAAGGCCTGTTGAAAAAAGCCTTTGCCAATGGCGAAGGCAACACCCTGATCCCGCTGGCGATGCTGTACCTGCAATACCCGCACAGTTTCCCGAACATCAACGCCCAGCAGCAAATCAGCAAATGGCGCGCTTCGGGTTACCCGGAAGCAGGTCTCGCCCAAGTGCTGCTGTACCGCACCCAGGACACCTACGACCAGCATCTGGACGAAGTGGAAAGCATCTGCAAGGCCGCGCTGAACACCACGGATATCTGCTACGTCGAGCTGGCCACGGTCTACCAGAAAAAAGCCGAGCCGGAAAAACAGGCCGAGCTGCTGAAACAGATGGAAGCCGGCTACAGCCGTGGCGCCGTGACCGCCCAACGGGTCGACAGTGTTGCCCGTGTGTTGGGCGATGCGACCCTGGGCAAGACCGACGAAAAAACCGCCCAGGCCCTGCTGGAAAAAATCGCCCCGGGCTACCCGGCATCCTGGGTCAGCCTGGCGCAACTGCTCTACGACTTCCCGGAACTGGGCGACGTCGACCAGATGATGAAGTACCTCGACAACGGCCGCGCCGCCGACCAGCCCCGCGCCGAACTGTTGCTGGGCAAGCTCTACTACGAAGGCAAGTGGGTCCCGGCTGACGCCAAGGCTGCCGAAGAACACTTCCAGAAAGCCGTCGGCCGCGAAGTGGCTGCCGATTACTACCTCGGCCAGATCTATCGCCGTGGCTACCTGGGCAAGGTCTATTCGCAAAAGGCCCTCGACCATCTGCTGACCGCCGCGCGCAACGGCCAGAACAGCGCCGACTTCGCGATCGCCCAATTGTTTTCCCAAGGCAAGGGCACCAAGCCCGACCCGCTTAACGCCTATGTCTTCAGCCAATTGGCCAAGGCCCAGGACACGCCGGAAGCCAACGACCTGGCCACCCAGCTCGAAGCCCCGCTGACCCCGGAACAACGCGCCGAAGGCCAACGCCTGGTGCAACAGGAACTGGCCGCGCGCGGCACCCTGGCCCAAAGCACGCTGCAATTGCACGCCCTGCAAGAAGAAGACGGCGAGGAATCCCTATGA
- a CDS encoding alginate biosynthesis protein Alg44, with the protein MNSQVNANVVHESEAQRQHARVKIPAKLRFFNADRTQTEARVIDLSAGGLAFTATQPLTVGQVHKGRLQFVIDNLGLAMDVELQIRSYDRQTGRTGCQFQNLDAQDISTLRHLITSHLSGDIVTMGDVLATLQRDNFTKARKVKDSGSNMSVGGRLRAVTFSLGIFVVGLVAFGFVVKSVYGMYFVSHATSGLVSVPGMNVTMPRDGTVQSLIKGDAVAAKGAPLATFSTSMLDVLKGHLDEDQLQPAKVEELFGKQMTGTLTSPCDCVVAQQLVADGQYASKGDVIFQLVPRGSQANVDARFSYRQFADVRPGTRVNFQVADEEQVRTGTIVSSTSLNSTEMSSDIRVQIKPDAPLDSTYAGRPVEVTSDRGPSLNWLIDKAMAAGL; encoded by the coding sequence ATGAATAGCCAAGTAAACGCCAACGTTGTCCACGAATCCGAAGCCCAGCGCCAACACGCCCGGGTAAAAATCCCGGCCAAGCTACGCTTCTTCAACGCCGACCGCACCCAGACCGAAGCACGGGTCATCGACCTGTCGGCCGGCGGTCTGGCGTTCACTGCCACCCAACCATTGACCGTGGGCCAGGTGCACAAGGGTCGCTTGCAGTTCGTGATCGATAACCTCGGCCTGGCGATGGACGTCGAGCTGCAGATTCGCTCCTACGACCGCCAGACCGGCCGCACCGGTTGCCAGTTCCAGAACCTCGACGCACAAGACATCTCGACCCTGCGCCACCTGATCACCTCGCACTTGTCCGGCGACATCGTGACCATGGGCGACGTGCTGGCAACCCTGCAACGCGACAACTTCACCAAGGCGCGCAAGGTCAAGGACAGCGGCAGCAACATGAGCGTCGGCGGCCGCCTGCGGGCCGTGACCTTCAGCCTCGGGATCTTCGTGGTGGGCCTGGTCGCCTTCGGCTTCGTGGTCAAGTCGGTGTACGGCATGTACTTCGTCAGCCACGCCACCTCCGGCCTGGTGAGCGTGCCCGGTATGAACGTCACCATGCCGCGCGATGGCACCGTGCAGAGCCTGATCAAAGGGGACGCAGTGGCGGCCAAGGGCGCGCCACTGGCGACCTTCAGCACCAGCATGCTCGACGTACTCAAAGGCCATCTGGACGAAGACCAGTTGCAACCGGCCAAGGTGGAAGAGCTGTTCGGCAAGCAAATGACCGGCACCCTCACCTCCCCGTGCGACTGCGTCGTGGCCCAGCAATTGGTCGCCGACGGTCAGTACGCCAGCAAGGGCGACGTGATCTTCCAACTGGTGCCACGCGGCAGCCAGGCCAACGTGGATGCACGCTTCTCCTATCGCCAGTTTGCCGACGTTCGCCCGGGCACCCGTGTGAACTTCCAGGTGGCGGATGAAGAGCAGGTTCGCACCGGCACCATCGTCAGCAGCACCAGCCTCAACAGCACCGAAATGTCCTCCGACATCCGTGTGCAGATCAAACCCGATGCCCCGCTGGACAGCACCTACGCCGGTCGCCCGGTTGAAGTGACCAGCGACCGTGGCCCGTCCCTGAACTGGCTGATCGATAAAGCCATGGCTGCAGGTCTTTAA
- a CDS encoding mannuronate-specific alginate lyase, which produces MQKLLIPTLLGMAIFAGSVNAAAPLRPPQGYFAPVEAFKTGDFKNDCDTMPAPYTGSLQFRSKYEGSDKARSTLNVQSEKAFRDSTADITKLEKDTSKRVMQFMRDGRPEQLECTLNWLTSWAKADALMSKDFNHTGKSMRKWALGSMASAYVRLKFSDSHPLANHQQESQLIEAWFSKMADQVVSDWDNLPLDKTNNHSYWAAWSVMATSIAVNRRDLFDWAVKEYKVGANQVDDQGFLPNELKRQQRALSYHNYALPPLSMIASFALVNGVDLRQENNGALKRLGDKVLAGVKDPEIFEKKNGKEQDMKDLKEDMKFAWLEPFCTLYTCAPDVIERKHGMQPFKTFRLGGDLTKVFDPAHEKGNKGS; this is translated from the coding sequence ATGCAGAAGTTATTGATTCCAACTTTACTGGGCATGGCGATCTTCGCCGGCTCAGTCAACGCCGCCGCGCCACTGCGTCCGCCCCAGGGTTATTTCGCCCCGGTGGAAGCGTTCAAGACCGGCGACTTCAAGAATGACTGCGACACCATGCCTGCGCCGTACACCGGTTCGCTGCAGTTTCGCAGCAAGTACGAAGGTTCGGACAAGGCCCGTTCCACGTTGAATGTGCAATCGGAAAAAGCCTTTCGCGACAGCACCGCCGACATCACCAAGCTGGAAAAAGACACCAGCAAGCGCGTGATGCAGTTCATGCGCGACGGTCGCCCGGAGCAGCTGGAGTGCACGCTCAACTGGCTTACCAGCTGGGCCAAGGCGGATGCGTTGATGTCCAAGGACTTCAACCATACCGGCAAGTCGATGCGCAAATGGGCGCTGGGCAGCATGGCCTCGGCCTATGTGCGCCTGAAGTTCTCCGACTCTCACCCGCTGGCCAACCATCAGCAGGAGTCACAGTTGATCGAGGCCTGGTTCAGCAAAATGGCTGACCAGGTGGTGAGCGACTGGGACAACCTGCCGCTGGATAAAACCAACAACCACTCCTACTGGGCCGCCTGGTCCGTCATGGCGACCTCCATCGCCGTGAACCGCCGCGACCTGTTTGACTGGGCCGTGAAGGAATACAAGGTCGGCGCCAATCAGGTCGACGACCAGGGCTTCCTGCCGAACGAATTGAAGCGTCAGCAACGGGCCTTGTCGTACCACAACTACGCCCTGCCGCCGCTGTCGATGATCGCCAGTTTTGCGCTGGTCAACGGTGTGGACCTGCGCCAGGAAAACAACGGCGCGCTGAAACGCCTGGGTGACAAGGTGCTGGCCGGGGTGAAAGACCCGGAAATCTTCGAGAAGAAGAACGGCAAGGAGCAGGACATGAAGGACCTCAAGGAGGACATGAAATTTGCCTGGCTTGAGCCCTTCTGCACCCTCTACACCTGCGCGCCGGACGTGATCGAGCGCAAGCACGGGATGCAGCCGTTCAAGACCTTCCGCCTCGGGGGTGACCTGACCAAGGTCTTCGACCCGGCGCACGAGAAAGGCAACAAAGGCAGCTGA
- the algG gene encoding mannuronan 5-epimerase AlgG: MGACAMNPQALKGSVSLLVAAMLLASTSAFADVAQQVKAPTIAKELQQAKTYTISSPPTEPLEMAKPALPDVSGYTAANIAKKIVRSKPGKISIRRMMQEDALKDFIGGDNKMAEWVVRQHGIPQAIFVDDGYMNLKDLLKKVPKQYFSETSPGVFLAKLPIVVGRKGILEIDKQTQELRLSQEAGSFLINDGQLFVRDTRITGWREKTNGPATFQSPKEFRPFLLAWGGTETYIANSKMASFGYANSKSYGVSISQYTPNMAKVLKRPEPTGWIVDSEFSDMWYGFYCYETTGFVLKGNTYKDNIVYGIDPHDRSHGLIITDNTVYGTKKKHGIIISREVNDSFIFNNRSFDNKLSGLVIDRNSVNNLIADNEIYRNHTDGITLYESGDNLLWGNKVISNRRHGIRIRNSVNIRLYENVAMANGLTGVYGHIKDLTDTDRDIALDPFDTKVSLIVVGGELAANGSGPLSIDSPLSVELYRVSMLAPTKSSGISFSGVLGDRQEEILDLLVRQKKAVLIDPVERQTEMQD, encoded by the coding sequence ATGGGAGCCTGCGCAATGAACCCTCAAGCCCTCAAAGGCTCGGTCAGCCTGCTGGTCGCAGCCATGCTGCTGGCCAGCACTTCGGCCTTCGCCGATGTCGCGCAGCAGGTCAAGGCGCCGACCATCGCCAAAGAGCTGCAACAGGCCAAGACCTACACCATTTCGAGCCCGCCGACCGAGCCGCTGGAAATGGCCAAGCCGGCGCTGCCGGACGTGTCCGGCTACACCGCGGCGAATATCGCGAAGAAAATCGTGCGCAGCAAGCCGGGCAAAATCAGTATCCGCCGGATGATGCAGGAAGACGCCCTGAAGGACTTCATCGGCGGCGACAACAAGATGGCTGAATGGGTGGTGCGCCAGCACGGCATTCCCCAGGCGATCTTCGTCGACGACGGCTACATGAACCTCAAGGACCTGCTGAAGAAAGTGCCCAAGCAGTACTTCAGCGAAACCTCGCCGGGGGTGTTCCTGGCCAAGTTGCCGATCGTGGTGGGCCGTAAAGGCATCCTCGAAATCGACAAGCAGACCCAGGAATTGCGCCTGTCCCAGGAGGCCGGTTCGTTCCTGATCAACGACGGCCAGCTGTTTGTGCGCGACACCAGAATCACCGGCTGGCGCGAGAAGACCAACGGCCCGGCGACCTTCCAGTCGCCCAAGGAGTTCCGCCCGTTCCTGCTGGCCTGGGGCGGCACCGAGACCTACATCGCCAACAGCAAGATGGCCAGCTTCGGCTACGCCAACAGTAAGTCGTATGGCGTGAGTATTTCCCAATACACGCCGAACATGGCCAAGGTGCTCAAGCGTCCCGAGCCGACGGGCTGGATCGTCGACTCCGAGTTCTCGGACATGTGGTACGGCTTCTACTGCTATGAGACCACCGGCTTTGTGCTCAAGGGCAATACCTACAAAGACAACATCGTCTACGGTATTGACCCCCACGACCGGTCACACGGCTTGATCATCACCGACAACACCGTCTACGGCACGAAGAAGAAGCACGGCATCATCATTTCCCGGGAAGTGAACGACAGCTTCATCTTCAACAACCGCAGTTTCGACAACAAGCTCTCGGGCCTGGTGATCGACCGTAACAGCGTCAACAACCTGATCGCCGACAACGAGATCTACCGCAACCACACCGACGGCATCACCCTCTATGAGAGCGGCGATAACCTGCTGTGGGGCAACAAGGTGATCAGCAACCGTCGCCACGGCATCCGCATACGTAACAGCGTGAACATTCGCCTGTACGAAAACGTGGCCATGGCCAACGGGCTGACCGGCGTATACGGCCACATCAAGGACCTGACCGACACCGACCGCGACATCGCCCTCGACCCGTTCGACACCAAGGTCTCGCTGATCGTGGTCGGCGGTGAACTGGCCGCCAACGGCAGCGGGCCGCTGTCCATCGACTCGCCGTTGAGTGTCGAGCTGTACCGCGTGTCGATGCTTGCGCCGACCAAATCCAGTGGCATCAGCTTCTCGGGCGTCCTCGGCGATCGCCAGGAAGAGATTCTCGACTTGCTGGTACGCCAGAAGAAAGCCGTGCTGATCGACCCTGTCGAACGCCAGACCGAAATGCAGGACTGA
- a CDS encoding MBOAT family O-acyltransferase has protein sequence MVFSSNVFLFLFLPIFLGLYYLSGQRYRNLLLLIASYVFYAWWRVDFLALFAAVTLWNYWIGLKVGAAGVRTKPAQRWLLLGVAVDLCILGYFKYANFGVDSINLMMKSAGLEPFILTHVLLPIGISFYIFESISYIIDVYRGDTPATRNLIDFAAFVAIFPHLIAGPVLRFRDLADQFNNRTHTLDKFSEGCTRFMQGFIKKVFIADTLAVVADHCFALQNPTTGDAWLGALAYTAQLYFDFSGYSDMAIGLGLMMGFRFMENFKQPYISQSITEFWRRWHISLSTWLRDYLYITLGGNRKGTLTTYRNLFLTMLLGGLWHGANITYIVWGAWHGMWLAIEKAIGLNTAPRSFNVVRWAFTFLLVVMGWVIFRSENLHVAGRMYGAMFSFGEWSLSELNRASLTGLQVATLVVAYATLAFFGLRDFYSNRPPEKTKPAVNTQADGPATAQPGLIKAVPGDNPGSIHEPGYTVGTEATVQPAYWSATWPRYAMRAAVLLLFVASILKLSAQSFSPFLYFQF, from the coding sequence ATGGTTTTCTCGTCCAATGTGTTCCTGTTTCTGTTCTTGCCGATCTTCCTCGGCTTGTACTACTTGAGCGGGCAACGCTATCGCAATCTGCTGCTGCTGATTGCCAGCTACGTGTTCTACGCCTGGTGGCGAGTGGACTTCCTGGCGCTGTTCGCCGCCGTGACGCTGTGGAACTACTGGATCGGCCTCAAGGTCGGTGCGGCAGGCGTGCGCACCAAGCCGGCCCAGCGCTGGCTGCTGTTGGGCGTGGCGGTCGACCTGTGCATTCTCGGCTACTTCAAGTACGCCAACTTCGGCGTCGACAGCATCAACCTGATGATGAAGTCGGCGGGCCTGGAGCCCTTCATCCTGACCCACGTGCTGTTGCCGATCGGGATCTCGTTCTACATCTTCGAGTCCATCAGCTACATCATCGACGTGTACCGCGGCGACACTCCGGCCACCCGCAACCTGATCGACTTTGCGGCGTTCGTGGCGATCTTCCCGCACCTGATTGCCGGCCCTGTATTGCGCTTTCGCGACCTGGCCGACCAGTTCAACAACCGCACCCACACCCTCGATAAATTCTCCGAGGGCTGCACACGGTTCATGCAGGGTTTCATCAAGAAGGTGTTCATCGCCGACACCCTGGCGGTGGTCGCCGACCATTGCTTCGCCCTGCAAAACCCGACAACGGGTGACGCCTGGCTCGGCGCGCTGGCCTACACCGCGCAGCTGTACTTCGACTTCTCCGGCTACAGCGACATGGCAATCGGTCTGGGCTTGATGATGGGTTTCCGCTTCATGGAAAACTTCAAGCAGCCGTACATCAGCCAGTCGATCACCGAGTTCTGGCGGCGCTGGCACATCAGCCTGTCCACCTGGCTGCGTGACTACCTCTACATCACCCTGGGCGGCAACCGTAAAGGCACGCTGACCACCTACCGCAACCTGTTCCTGACCATGCTGCTCGGTGGCCTTTGGCACGGTGCGAACATCACTTACATCGTGTGGGGCGCCTGGCATGGCATGTGGCTGGCGATTGAAAAAGCCATCGGCCTCAACACCGCACCGCGCAGTTTCAACGTCGTCCGCTGGGCCTTCACCTTCCTGCTGGTGGTGATGGGCTGGGTGATCTTCCGCTCGGAAAACCTGCACGTCGCCGGCCGCATGTACGGCGCGATGTTCAGCTTCGGCGAATGGTCGCTGTCGGAACTCAACCGCGCCAGCCTCACCGGCCTGCAAGTGGCAACCCTGGTGGTGGCGTACGCAACCCTGGCGTTCTTCGGCCTGCGGGACTTCTACAGCAACCGTCCACCGGAAAAAACCAAGCCTGCGGTCAACACCCAGGCCGATGGGCCGGCCACTGCCCAACCGGGCTTGATCAAGGCCGTACCGGGCGACAACCCGGGCAGCATCCATGAGCCCGGCTACACCGTGGGCACCGAGGCCACCGTGCAACCGGCCTACTGGAGCGCCACCTGGCCACGCTATGCGATGCGCGCTGCAGTGCTGCTGCTGTTCGTGGCATCGATTCTCAAACTTTCGGCGCAGAGCTTCTCGCCGTTCCTTTACTTCCAGTTCTGA